A genomic window from Pecten maximus chromosome 4, xPecMax1.1, whole genome shotgun sequence includes:
- the LOC117325448 gene encoding HAUS augmin-like complex subunit 3: MSGRQFVDTLIHLGYPKAESLDPQSFEWMFEGEGVVSFLDWFCNNVGTTNVLHPKDIQEYEKLRDSEEGVLQGSQLEEALRSVTVGEEENLTDDQLRKVISQTEHDLGIKKKRKQVLIQKRNKMSLHQTSLSHRLSKVRSTEVKVKSQFKHHKEQCRTDSTQMNANLENLVQSVEELHNLYKCDGVQNSPSFLSQLSLDEYANAEEKFSQELTTFTKKQFFEGISEMAGEEEEVSRYQILEISDPDSLLIRGERQEVNLSECKELARIQDLYPKSESKRIDALMKNKVASQCLKCAENLLHSIQAGQFGNNIQDIHKQCQERRESVGQVDRDLYKLRETDIPSLIMESTSSQVARILTGDYNLKLSRQDYFVSNQDQVISELVKQRSRNEFLTMAFEVETQGHRDTHRLLTAIQQQLQTQLQSWSSRMSMMDEPSLSVAKYERGTVDSRDKFTTRLHHMLVDRSDKGTDQLFLTFDGLVEGAHRLKCESDTAQHTLTSTAVRHENRLDLLESNLMACLDLVYAGSSTTSGQPTLIPRQLLDSMTTLDNLIKKLERSIKDVVKELETKKQILRNDPLLHKERKMFSFFFNNPAHLKQLFDELSSQLQAHRVN, from the exons ATGAGTGGACGCCAGTTTGTAGACACACTTATCCATCTGGGCTACCCCAAGGCAGAGAGTCTAGATCCACAGAGCTTTGAGTGGATGTTTGAAGGGGAGGGTGTGGTCTCATTCCTTGACTGGTTTTGTAACAATGTGGGCACCACCAATGTTCTTCACCCTAAAGACATACAgga GTATGAAAAACTTAGAGATTCCGAGGAGGGAGTATTACAGGGAAGTCAGTTAGAGGAAGCTTTACGATCCGTCACTGTTGGGGAGGAGGAAAATCTCACTGACGATCAGCTCAG AAAGGTGATAAGTCAGACAGAACATGATCTTGGAATAAAGAAGAAGAGAAAGCAGGTTCTCATTCAGAAGAGGAATAAAATGAG TTTACATCAGACAAGTCTTAGTCATCGGTTGTCCAAGGTCAGGAGtacagaggtcaaggtcaaatcacAGTTCAAACACCACAAGGAACAGTGCCGAACAGATAGCACACAG ATGAATGCCAATCTGGAAAATTTGGTGCAGTCTGTTGAGGAGCTCCACAATCTGTACAAGTGTGATGGCGTACAAAATTCGCCCAGCTTCCTGTCTCAGCTGTCCCTGGATGAGTATGCAAATGCAGAGGAGAAATTCTCACAGGAACTGACAACTTTTACGAAGAAACAGTTCTTTGAG GGTATATCTGAGATGGCTGGTGAGGAAGAAGAAGTGTCACGTTACCAGATCCTAGAGATCAGCGACCCAGACAGTTTACTAATCCGTGGGGAGAGACAAGAAGTCAACCTCAGCGAATGTAAGGAGCTTGCAAGGATACAAGATCT ATATCCGAAGAGTGAATCCAAAAGAATTGATGCCTTGATGAAAAACAAAGTAGCAAGTCAGTGTCTGAAATGTGCAGAGAATCTTCTCCATTCCATTCAAGCAGGACAATTTGGAAACAACATTCAAGATATTCA TAAACAGTGTCAGGAGAGACGTGAGAGTGTGGGTCAGGTTGACCGTGACCTCTACAAGCTGCGAGAGACTGACATTCCCTCCCTCATCATGGAGAGCACATCTTCCCAGGTGGCTCGGATACTTACTGGTGACTACAACCTCAAGCTGAGTCGGCAGGATTACTTTGTGTCTAATCAGGACCAG GTGATTAGTGAACTGGTGAAGCAGCGGTCGAGGAATGAGTTCTTAACTATGGCATTCGAGGTAGAGACTCAAGGTCACCGTGACACACATCGTCTGCTGACCGCCATCCAGCAGCAGTTACAAACACAACTACAGTCCTGGTCCAGTCGAATG TCTATGATGGATGAGCCGTCCCTGAGTGTGGCAAAGTATGAACGAGGAACTGTTGACTCTAGGGACAAATTTACAACACGTCTTCACCATATGTTGG TTGACAGGAGTGATAAAGGCACTGATCAGCTGTTCCTCACCTTCGATGGTCTGGTTGAAGGTGCACATCGACTCAAGTGTGAAAGTGACACAGCCCAACACACACTGACCTCTACAGCGGTCAGACATGAGAACAGACTGGACTTACT CGAGAGCAACCTCATGGCCTGTCTGGACCTTGTGTATGCTGGCTCGAGTACAACAAGTGGTCAGCCAACACTGATTCCTAGACAACTGCTGGACTCCATGACCACACTGGACAACCTGATTAAGAAACTGGAACGATCCATTAAAGATGTGGTCAAGGAATTGGAGACAAAGAAACAG ATCCTCAGGAATGACCCTCTACTTCACAAAGAGAGAAAGATGTTCTCCTTTTTCTTTAATAACCCAGCGCATCTGAAACAGTTGTTTGATGAACTTTCATCTCAGCTCCAAGCACACAGAGTAAACTGA